The following proteins are encoded in a genomic region of Burkholderia pyrrocinia:
- the icd gene encoding NADP-dependent isocitrate dehydrogenase → MPYQHIKVPEGGDKITVNKDFSLNVSDQPIIPYIEGDGTGFDITPVMIKVVDAAVAHAYKGKRKIHWMEIFAGEKATKVYGPDVWLPDETLQVLKEYVVSIKGPLTTPVGGGIRSLNVALRQELDLYVCLRPVQYFKGVPSPVREPQKIDMVIFRENSEDIYAGIEWAAGSEQAKKVIKFLQDEMGVKKIRFPETSGIGVKPVSTEGTERLVRKAIQYAIDNDRKSVTLVHKGNIMKFTEGLFRDAGYALAQKEFGGELIDGGPWMRVKNPRTGNEIVIKDSIADAFLQQILLRPAEYDVIATLNLNGDYISDALAAQVGGIGIAPGANLSDSVAMFEATHGTAPKYAGKDYVNPGSEILSAEMMLRHLGWTEAADTIIAAMEKSILQKRVTYDFARLMEGATQVSCSGFGEVLIENM, encoded by the coding sequence ATGCCGTATCAGCACATCAAGGTTCCGGAGGGCGGTGACAAGATCACCGTCAACAAGGACTTCTCGCTCAACGTTTCCGATCAGCCGATCATTCCCTATATCGAAGGCGACGGTACGGGCTTCGATATCACGCCGGTCATGATCAAGGTCGTCGACGCGGCGGTCGCGCATGCCTACAAGGGCAAGCGCAAGATCCACTGGATGGAGATTTTCGCGGGCGAGAAGGCGACGAAGGTGTACGGTCCGGACGTGTGGCTCCCGGACGAAACGCTGCAGGTGCTGAAGGAATACGTGGTGTCGATCAAGGGGCCGCTCACGACCCCGGTCGGCGGCGGCATCCGTTCGCTGAACGTCGCGCTGCGCCAGGAACTCGACCTGTACGTGTGCCTGCGCCCGGTCCAGTACTTCAAGGGCGTGCCGTCGCCGGTGCGCGAGCCGCAGAAGATCGACATGGTGATCTTCCGCGAGAACTCGGAAGACATCTACGCGGGCATCGAATGGGCCGCGGGCTCCGAGCAGGCGAAGAAGGTGATCAAGTTCCTGCAGGACGAGATGGGCGTGAAGAAGATCCGCTTCCCGGAAACCTCGGGGATCGGCGTCAAGCCCGTGTCGACCGAAGGCACCGAGCGTCTCGTGCGCAAGGCGATCCAGTACGCGATCGACAACGATCGCAAGTCGGTCACGCTGGTGCACAAGGGCAACATCATGAAGTTCACGGAAGGCCTGTTCCGTGACGCCGGCTACGCGCTTGCGCAGAAGGAATTCGGCGGTGAGCTGATCGACGGCGGCCCGTGGATGCGCGTGAAGAACCCGAGGACGGGCAACGAGATCGTGATCAAGGATTCGATCGCCGATGCGTTCCTGCAGCAGATCCTGCTGCGTCCGGCCGAATACGACGTGATCGCGACGCTGAACCTGAACGGCGACTACATCTCCGACGCACTGGCCGCGCAGGTCGGCGGCATCGGGATCGCGCCGGGCGCGAACCTGTCGGATTCGGTCGCGATGTTCGAGGCGACGCACGGCACGGCGCCGAAGTACGCGGGCAAGGATTACGTGAACCCCGGTTCCGAGATCCTGTCGGCGGAAATGATGCTGCGCCATCTCGGCTGGACGGAAGCGGCCGACACGATCATCGCCGCGATGGAGAAGTCGATCTTGCAGAAGCGCGTCACGTACGACTTCGCGCGCCTGATGGAAGGCGCGACGCAGGTGTCGTGCTCGGGCTTCGGCGAAGTGCTGATCGAGAACATGTAA
- a CDS encoding pseudouridine synthase encodes MNLIALNKPFGTICQFSAHETRPSLGDWVKTPGVYAAGRLDADSEGLLLLTDDGALQARIAEPRHKLVKRYWAQVEGAPGAADLKALARGVDLGDYVTRTCRAELIEPPDALWPRNPPIRYRAAIPTTWIELAITEGKNRQVRRMTAAVGFPTLRLVRVGIGALDIFALGIAPGETMALPPRAPWDGFAHGG; translated from the coding sequence ATGAACCTGATCGCCCTCAACAAGCCGTTCGGCACGATTTGCCAGTTTTCCGCGCACGAGACGCGGCCGTCGCTCGGCGACTGGGTAAAAACGCCCGGCGTCTATGCGGCCGGCCGGCTGGACGCGGACAGCGAGGGCTTGCTGCTGCTCACCGACGACGGCGCGCTGCAGGCGCGCATCGCGGAGCCGCGCCACAAGCTCGTCAAGCGCTACTGGGCGCAGGTCGAAGGCGCGCCCGGCGCCGCCGACCTGAAGGCGCTCGCGCGCGGCGTCGATCTGGGCGACTACGTGACGCGCACGTGCCGCGCCGAACTGATCGAACCGCCCGACGCGCTGTGGCCGCGCAACCCGCCGATCCGCTACCGCGCCGCGATCCCGACCACGTGGATCGAGCTCGCGATCACCGAAGGCAAGAATCGGCAGGTGCGCCGGATGACGGCGGCCGTCGGCTTCCCGACGTTGCGCCTGGTGCGCGTCGGCATCGGTGCACTGGACATATTCGCACTCGGCATTGCACCAGGCGAAACAATGGCGCTGCCGCCGCGCGCGCCGTGGGACGGTTTCGCGCACGGCGGATGA
- a CDS encoding DUF192 domain-containing protein, protein MQFSLRSSLGRLARAAVFPAALAVLALGMQAASAQMPPGAKQPSEFPRVKLRAGMYVIDAAVAANDTDREQGLMYRSQLAPNEGMLFVFNENAVHCFWMKNTLIPLSIAFIRADGTITDIDEMRAETTDNHCPRNNGVYALEMSKGWFAAKGIKAGMKLDGLPKAQ, encoded by the coding sequence GTGCAATTCTCCCTGCGCTCGTCGCTCGGCCGCCTTGCGCGTGCCGCCGTGTTTCCCGCCGCGCTCGCCGTCCTCGCACTCGGCATGCAGGCCGCCAGTGCGCAGATGCCGCCCGGCGCCAAGCAGCCGAGCGAGTTCCCGCGCGTGAAGCTGCGCGCCGGCATGTACGTGATCGACGCGGCCGTCGCCGCGAACGACACCGACCGCGAACAGGGGCTGATGTACCGTTCGCAGCTCGCGCCGAACGAAGGCATGCTGTTCGTATTCAACGAGAATGCCGTGCACTGCTTCTGGATGAAGAACACGCTGATCCCGCTGTCGATCGCATTCATCCGCGCGGACGGCACGATCACCGACATCGACGAGATGCGGGCCGAGACGACCGACAACCACTGCCCGCGCAACAACGGCGTTTATGCGCTCGAAATGAGCAAGGGCTGGTTCGCGGCGAAGGGCATCAAGGCCGGCATGAAGCTCGACGGCCTGCCGAAGGCCCAGTAA
- the fusA gene encoding elongation factor G → MPRKTPIERYRNIGISAHIDAGKTTTTERILFYTGVSHKIGEVHDGAATMDWMEQEQERGITITSAATTAFWKGMAGNYPEHRINIIDTPGHVDFTIEVERSMRVLDGACMVYDSVGGVQPQSETVWRQANKYKVPRIAFVNKMDRVGADFFRVQRQIGERLKGVAVPIQIPIGAEDHFQGVVDLVKMKAIIWDDESQGVKFSYEEIPANLVELAHEWREKMVEAAAEASEELLEKYLHDHESLSEDEIKAALRQRTIANEIVPMLCGSAFKNKGVQAMLDAVIDYLPSPADVPAILGHDLHDKEAERHPNDEDPFSSLAFKIMTDPFVGQLIFFRVYSGVVESGDTVLNATKDKKERLGRILQMHANERKEIKEVRAGDIAAAVGLKEATTGDTLCDPAHPIVLERMIFPEPVISQAVEPKTKADQEKMGLALNRLAQEDPSFRVQTDEESGQTIISGMGELHLEILVDRMKREFGVEATVGKPQVAYRETVRTTAKDVEGKFVKQSGGRGQYGHAVITLEPNPGKGYEFVDAIKGGVIPREYIPSVDKGIQETLKSGVLAGYPVVDVKVTLTFGSYHDVDSNENAFRMAGSMGFKEAMRRAKPVLLEPMMAVEVETPEDFMGNVMGDLSSRRGIVQGMDDIAGGGGKLVRAEVPLAEMFGYSTSLRSATQGRATYTMEFKHYAETPTNVSEGVISAKTK, encoded by the coding sequence GTGCCCCGCAAAACCCCCATCGAGCGCTATCGCAATATCGGGATCAGCGCTCACATCGATGCCGGCAAGACCACGACGACCGAGCGCATCCTGTTTTACACCGGCGTGAGCCACAAGATCGGTGAAGTGCACGACGGCGCGGCCACGATGGACTGGATGGAGCAGGAGCAGGAACGTGGCATCACGATCACGTCGGCCGCGACCACGGCCTTCTGGAAGGGCATGGCCGGCAACTATCCGGAACACCGGATCAACATCATCGACACGCCCGGGCACGTCGACTTCACGATCGAAGTCGAGCGCTCGATGCGCGTGCTCGACGGCGCGTGCATGGTCTACGACTCGGTCGGCGGCGTGCAGCCGCAGTCCGAAACCGTGTGGCGCCAGGCGAACAAGTACAAGGTGCCGCGCATCGCGTTCGTCAACAAGATGGACCGCGTCGGCGCCGATTTCTTCCGCGTGCAGCGGCAGATCGGCGAGCGCCTGAAGGGCGTCGCCGTGCCGATCCAGATTCCGATCGGCGCGGAAGATCATTTCCAGGGCGTCGTCGACCTCGTCAAGATGAAGGCGATCATCTGGGACGACGAGAGCCAGGGCGTGAAGTTCTCGTACGAGGAGATCCCCGCGAACCTCGTCGAACTCGCGCACGAATGGCGCGAGAAGATGGTCGAGGCCGCGGCGGAAGCCAGCGAGGAACTGCTCGAGAAGTATCTGCACGACCATGAATCGCTGTCCGAGGACGAGATCAAGGCCGCGCTGCGCCAGCGCACGATCGCAAACGAGATCGTGCCGATGCTGTGCGGCAGCGCGTTCAAGAACAAGGGTGTGCAGGCGATGCTCGACGCGGTGATCGACTACCTGCCGTCGCCCGCCGACGTGCCCGCGATCCTCGGCCACGACCTGCACGACAAGGAAGCGGAACGTCATCCGAACGACGAGGATCCGTTCTCCTCGCTCGCGTTCAAGATCATGACCGACCCGTTCGTCGGCCAGTTGATCTTCTTCCGCGTGTATTCGGGCGTGGTCGAATCCGGCGACACGGTGCTCAACGCGACGAAGGACAAGAAGGAGCGGCTCGGCCGGATCCTGCAGATGCATGCGAACGAGCGCAAGGAAATCAAGGAAGTGCGCGCGGGCGACATCGCTGCTGCGGTCGGCCTGAAGGAAGCGACCACCGGCGACACGCTGTGCGATCCGGCGCACCCGATCGTGCTCGAACGCATGATTTTCCCGGAGCCGGTGATTTCGCAGGCCGTCGAGCCGAAGACGAAGGCCGACCAGGAAAAGATGGGCCTGGCGCTCAACCGTCTGGCTCAGGAAGATCCGTCGTTCCGCGTGCAGACCGACGAAGAATCGGGGCAGACGATCATTTCAGGGATGGGCGAGCTCCACCTCGAAATCCTGGTCGACCGGATGAAGCGTGAATTCGGCGTGGAAGCGACGGTCGGCAAGCCGCAGGTCGCGTATCGCGAGACGGTGCGCACGACGGCGAAGGACGTCGAGGGCAAGTTCGTCAAGCAGTCGGGTGGCCGCGGCCAGTACGGGCACGCGGTGATCACGCTCGAGCCGAACCCCGGCAAGGGCTACGAGTTCGTCGACGCGATCAAGGGCGGCGTGATCCCGCGCGAATACATTCCGTCGGTCGACAAGGGCATCCAGGAAACGCTGAAGAGCGGCGTGCTGGCGGGCTATCCGGTCGTCGACGTGAAGGTCACGCTGACGTTCGGCTCGTACCACGACGTCGACTCGAACGAAAACGCGTTCCGGATGGCCGGCTCGATGGGGTTCAAGGAAGCGATGCGCCGCGCGAAGCCCGTCCTGCTCGAGCCGATGATGGCGGTCGAGGTCGAGACGCCCGAGGATTTCATGGGCAACGTGATGGGCGACCTGTCGAGCCGGCGCGGCATCGTGCAGGGCATGGACGACATCGCGGGCGGCGGCGGCAAACTCGTGCGTGCCGAGGTGCCGCTCGCCGAGATGTTCGGCTATTCGACGTCGCTGCGCTCGGCGACGCAAGGCCGTGCGACCTATACGATGGAGTTCAAGCACTACGCGGAAACGCCGACGAACGTATCGGAAGGCGTGATCAGCGCGAAGACGAAGTAA